The segment CATTAAATTTTCAGATCTTTAATTGCCGGCAAAGCTCCGTAGCGTCCTTTTAAATACCCTTTTTCGATAGCTTCACCCTTGCGGGGGCTGAAATCACTAAGAGATGTGAGTTTAGTGGCATTCTCATGATCTTTTTCCACAAACCAGATCTGATCCCGACGGAAGAGATCGGTATCAAGAATGGACGTATCGTGGGTGGAAAAGACCAACTGAGCATTATTCTTATTAGCCTTTTTGCTGTGGAAATTTTCGACAAGAAAGCGGATCAGGAGAGGATGAAGACTTGTATCCAGTTCATCGACGAAGAGGATGCGCCCTCTTTCAAGGACATCAAGCCACGGACCTGAAAAGGCAAATAATTTTTGTGTCCCATCTGATTCTTCGGAAATATGAAAAAATACCGGTTGATTGTTATTATCCCGGTGTTGAAAGCGAACCAGAGGAACCCCCTTTTCCTGCAGATCTCTGACGATTTTTTCTTTCACTTCCTGGGGAATGCCTTCTGGCAAAATTCCCGACGGAATAGGAATTTTCTTTAACTCAATATCGATCCCGTAAATACTGATATCCGCCGAGTTCATGAATTCCATAATCCGATTTCTTCCCTCATCGGAACCACATTTATCAATGGTGAACTGAAGATTGATCGTTTCCCCAGGGAGAACAACAGAAAGTTTTTGTTGAAACCAGTTAAAAATCGGCTTTAATTGTTCATTGTTAAGCTGGATGGCGGTCGAAAGAAACAGGGCATTCTTTCTCGTAGCCTCCTGCCAGAGTTGTTTTCGTCCGGTAAATTTACTTCCAAAATACCAGTTTTCTTTATCTGTCTTCTTGTCGTATGATCGTTCGAACCAGCGTTGTGCCTTGCCTTCCGGATAGGCCAGCAGCCATTCCTTGACCACTCTGGCGGTATTAAGGGCAAGCCCATACTGGTAACGCACCTGATCCTGGATAAAAAAGATCTCAAACTCACAAGGATCTTCCCTGGTCTCAGCAGTCAGGGCGAAAGGGGCTACGCTAATCATCTTCCCTTCCTGAAGGGCATGTGAAGTAAGGACAAATGCCTGCATAAACTGCATGGCCTTAAATAAATTACTCTTACCC is part of the Deltaproteobacteria bacterium genome and harbors:
- a CDS encoding ATP-binding protein, which produces MFIEFNVTNFRSIKETLTLSMAASKYYRGLEETNCLESGITGLPKLLRSGVIYGPNAGGKSNLFKAMQFMQAFVLTSHALQEGKMISVAPFALTAETREDPCEFEIFFIQDQVRYQYGLALNTARVVKEWLLAYPEGKAQRWFERSYDKKTDKENWYFGSKFTGRKQLWQEATRKNALFLSTAIQLNNEQLKPIFNWFQQKLSVVLPGETINLQFTIDKCGSDEGRNRIMEFMNSADISIYGIDIELKKIPIPSGILPEGIPQEVKEKIVRDLQEKGVPLVRFQHRDNNNQPVFFHISEESDGTQKLFAFSGPWLDVLERGRILFVDELDTSLHPLLIRFLVENFHSKKANKNNAQLVFSTHDTSILDTDLFRRDQIWFVEKDHENATKLTSLSDFSPRKGEAIEKGYLKGRYGALPAIKDLKI